A single Thermogemmatispora onikobensis DNA region contains:
- a CDS encoding M24 family metallopeptidase, with product MNLEHIQQALQEEGLQGWLFYDFRRSNPIAHRILDLPREQMFTRRWFYWVPAQGKPIALVSAVEPHVLRSLPGEQRIFRSWQELHAQLRDLFQPGWRIAMEYSPHNAIPYLSLVDAGTVELVRSYGVEIVSSADLAQHFVARLTPQQIASHREAGKRLIAAKDQLLEELTSDLRAGRSLDEYNVQQRFLELMRARGLLVEEPPLIAVNSNAGNPHYAPTADHHSPIQRGDLLLIDFWARLPEVEAIYADYTWMAFVGRQDEIPPRQREIFALVCQARDAGLDFVRQRLAAGQLLQAYEVDDVVRAVIARAGYGEAFVHRSGHSITTAEHGEGAHLDNLETHDERRLLPGTCCSLEPGIYLPDFGVRSEINLLIHEREVEVTGVPMQHEIVPLL from the coding sequence ATGAACCTGGAGCATATTCAGCAGGCCCTGCAAGAGGAAGGACTACAGGGCTGGCTCTTCTATGATTTCCGCCGTTCCAATCCCATTGCTCACCGGATACTGGACCTGCCGCGCGAGCAAATGTTTACCCGGCGCTGGTTTTACTGGGTACCGGCCCAGGGGAAACCGATTGCCCTGGTCAGTGCAGTTGAGCCGCATGTGCTGCGCAGCCTGCCGGGAGAGCAGCGTATTTTCCGTTCCTGGCAAGAACTCCATGCCCAGCTGCGCGACCTGTTCCAACCAGGCTGGCGGATCGCAATGGAGTACTCGCCTCACAACGCCATCCCTTATCTTTCCCTCGTTGATGCCGGGACAGTTGAGCTGGTGCGCAGCTATGGCGTCGAAATTGTCAGCTCAGCCGACCTGGCCCAGCACTTCGTCGCGCGTCTGACGCCCCAGCAAATCGCCAGCCATCGTGAAGCGGGGAAGCGTCTCATCGCGGCCAAAGACCAGCTTTTGGAAGAGCTAACGAGCGACCTCCGGGCAGGGAGGAGCCTCGATGAATATAATGTTCAGCAGCGCTTTCTGGAGCTCATGCGGGCCCGGGGACTGCTCGTCGAGGAGCCGCCGCTCATTGCTGTCAACAGCAACGCTGGCAATCCACACTACGCGCCCACAGCCGACCACCACAGCCCTATTCAGCGCGGCGACCTCCTGCTCATCGACTTCTGGGCCCGCCTGCCCGAGGTGGAGGCCATCTATGCCGACTACACCTGGATGGCCTTCGTCGGTCGACAGGACGAAATTCCTCCGCGGCAGCGAGAAATCTTTGCTCTGGTCTGTCAGGCGCGCGACGCGGGACTCGACTTCGTCCGTCAACGGCTGGCGGCGGGTCAGCTTCTGCAAGCCTATGAAGTTGACGACGTTGTGCGTGCTGTCATCGCGCGGGCCGGCTATGGCGAAGCCTTTGTCCATCGCAGCGGCCACAGCATCACCACTGCGGAACACGGTGAAGGAGCGCATCTTGACAATCTCGAAACCCATGACGAACGTCGCCTGCTGCCAGGAACCTGCTGCTCGCTGGAGCCGGGCATCTATCTGCCCGACTTCGGTGTACGCAGCGAGATCAATCTCTTAATCCACGAACGAGAAGTAGAAGTCACCGGCGTTCCGATGCAGCACGAGATTGTTCCTCTACTCTAG
- a CDS encoding LCP family protein, whose product MTSQEQPDWQSKTDQLSAQVQPPVEEQVTQQLEAGPGRPASALEQLPTRRLKAPRKRRPLGRVLLVVLLLVVLLLGGGVAYGYYYFQTAIQEPVSHFVHPVSRSSAEPTNVQPTSGTDITGHPWNILLLGSDNDGKYTFPAVLTQVMMVVHIDPQQNQVFLVSIPRDSWVSIPQVGGMHKIDQAFFLGAIQRNSFDDGVRLARLTIEKDYGITIDRYAWVGLEGFAKVIDTLGGVDIDLAHPIVDDTYPDDVGAKASTPYGYRRVYLPAGPQHLTGEQALQYVRSRHADLVGDIGRTQRQQQVLEALKKKLGVANVIEHLSSLIADLQGKVYTDLSEGEMIGFANYGRTLSSSAIHQVTLGPGPGDQNYGTLTTVYDPSVGADQSVILPNCSNIQPLINRIFGLGDVESCHVAGS is encoded by the coding sequence ATGACAAGCCAGGAGCAGCCAGATTGGCAATCCAAGACTGATCAGCTATCTGCCCAGGTCCAACCTCCAGTGGAGGAACAGGTAACCCAACAATTAGAGGCCGGACCGGGGAGGCCCGCCTCCGCCCTTGAGCAGCTACCGACACGCAGACTGAAAGCCCCCAGGAAACGACGCCCGCTAGGGCGTGTACTGCTGGTAGTGCTGCTGCTGGTCGTTCTTTTGCTGGGAGGAGGGGTCGCCTATGGCTACTACTACTTTCAGACAGCAATCCAGGAGCCGGTCTCGCACTTTGTTCATCCGGTGAGCCGCAGCAGCGCGGAGCCCACCAACGTGCAGCCAACCAGCGGGACCGACATCACCGGTCACCCCTGGAATATCCTCTTGTTAGGCAGCGATAACGACGGCAAATATACGTTTCCTGCCGTTCTCACCCAGGTCATGATGGTCGTCCACATCGACCCGCAGCAGAACCAGGTCTTTCTGGTTTCGATCCCGCGCGACTCCTGGGTCTCTATCCCCCAGGTGGGAGGCATGCATAAGATCGATCAGGCGTTCTTTCTGGGAGCTATCCAACGCAATAGCTTCGATGATGGGGTACGCCTGGCACGCCTGACGATTGAGAAGGATTATGGCATTACGATCGATCGCTACGCCTGGGTAGGTCTGGAGGGCTTTGCCAAGGTGATCGATACGCTGGGTGGCGTTGATATCGATCTTGCCCATCCTATCGTTGACGATACGTACCCCGATGATGTCGGAGCCAAGGCCTCTACCCCCTATGGCTATCGACGTGTTTATCTGCCAGCCGGGCCTCAGCATCTGACGGGCGAGCAGGCACTGCAATATGTCCGCTCGCGCCATGCCGATCTGGTCGGCGACATAGGACGAACCCAGCGCCAGCAGCAGGTGCTGGAGGCGCTGAAGAAGAAGCTAGGTGTGGCCAATGTGATCGAGCATCTTTCGTCGCTCATCGCTGATCTGCAGGGCAAGGTCTATACGGACCTCAGCGAGGGGGAAATGATCGGCTTCGCAAACTATGGCCGTACGCTCTCCTCCAGTGCTATTCATCAGGTCACGCTCGGCCCGGGCCCCGGTGACCAGAACTATGGGACGCTGACCACCGTCTACGATCCTTCCGTCGGCGCCGATCAGTCGGTGATCTTGCCCAATTGCTCAAACATT